The Salvia splendens isolate huo1 unplaced genomic scaffold, SspV2 ctg332, whole genome shotgun sequence genome has a window encoding:
- the LOC121789771 gene encoding putative Myb family transcription factor At1g14600, giving the protein MKNSDSSRVRKYRKSLAPRLRWSPELHDRFVEAVENLGGRYQATPKRIMQMMAVKGLKISHVKSHLQMHRSMKESMGSNNFIAIKSYQLKESEFITLFSSQRQFSESPNCRIQGRRRKPQINENLIYHQHLLQGIKESIERMNERASEEEEEDEDDEDESGIGWTTIKMMEVGEVEEVSHPNQLTTSTLSQSSPLNLELTISMPSH; this is encoded by the exons atgaaaaactcGGACAGCTCTAGGGTTAGAAAGTATAGGAAATCATTGGCCCCGCGGCTAAGGTGGTCACCGGAGCTCCATGACCGCTTTGTGGAAGCTGTCGAAAATCTTGGAGGGAGATATC AAGCAACTCCAAAGAGAATTATGCAGATGATGGCTGTGAAAGGGCTCAAGATTTCTCATGTTAAGAGCCATCTTCAG aTGCACAGGAGCATGAAGGAATCCATGGGTTCAAACAATTTTATAGCTATTAAAAGCTACCAATTAAAAGAATCCGAATTTATAACTTTATTCTCTTCTCAAAG ACAATTTTCAGAATCTCCAAATTGTAGAATTCAAGGAAGAAGGAGAAAACCCCAAATcaatgaaaatttaatttacCATCAACACCTGCTGCAG GGTATAAAAGAAAGCATAGAAAGGATGAATGAGAGAGcgagtgaagaagaagaagaagatgaagatgatgaagatgaaagTGGAATTGGATGGACAACTATAAAGATGATGGAGGTAGGAGAAGTAGAAGAAGTATCACACCCAAATCAACTTACTACCTCAACTTTATCACAATCTTCCCCTCTCAATTTAGAACTCACTATCTCAATGCCATCACATTAA
- the LOC121789770 gene encoding fasciclin-like arabinogalactan protein 2, with product MKMHGVCIYTILQKLSLQKKNYTTMKPIKLLILLLAVAALAATSKAHNITRILGSHPSLSTFNHYLSVTRLADEINRRVTITVCAVDNAAMSSLLSHQYPLPTLKNILSLHVFADYFGSKKLHQITKGSTTTSTLFQASGEAAGTSGYVNITDFKGGKVGFTPVDSDVDPPMATFVKSIHELPYNISVIQISNVLTSPEAEAPVSAPTDLNLLSLLAKQGCKSFSDLVAGAGAGVADVFTESVEAGLTVFCPSDAAIKSFSPAYKNLTGAGKNSLLLYHGVPEYNSLGMLRVSNGLMQTLATEGAKKFDFTVANDGDEVRLKTGVVTATIKGTVIDEDPLAIFKIDKVLLPTELFKADPTAKAEAAESPGPAGENDVPADEDSNGGGLTVARGGGIVALSVAFVFGVLFL from the coding sequence ATGAAAATGCATggtgtgtgtatatatacaaTTCTTCAAAAGTTGTCccttcaaaaaaaaaactatactaCCATGAAGCCGATCAAATTATTGATCCTCCTCCTCGCCGTCGCCGCCCTCGCAGCGACGAGCAAGGCCCACAACATCACCCGCATCCTCGGGTCCCACCCCTCCCTCTCCACCTTCAACCACTACCTCTCCGTCACCCGCCTCGCCGACGAGATCAACCGCCGCGTCACGATCACCGTGTGCGCCGTGGACAACGCCGCCATGTCCTCCCTCCTCTCCCACCAATACCCCCTCCCCACCCTCAAAAACATCCTCTCCCTCCACGTCTTCGCCGACTACTTCGGCTCCAAAAAGCTCCACCAAATCACCAAgggctccaccaccacctccaccctcTTCCAAGCCTCCGGCGAGGCCGCCGGCACCTCCGGCTACGTCAACATCACCGATTTCAAAGGCGGAAAGGTCGGATTCACCCCTGTTGACTCCGATGTTGACCCTCCCATGGCCACATTCGTCAAATCCATCCACGAATTGCCCTACAACATCTCCGTCATCCAAATCAGCAACGTCCTCACCTCGCCAGAGGCCGAAGCCCCCGTCTCTGCCCCCACCGATCTAAACCTCCTCTCTCTCCTCGCCAAGCAAGGCTGCAAATCCTTCTCCGATCtcgtcgccggcgccggcgccggcgtCGCCGACGTCTTCACGGAGTCCGTCGAGGCCGGCCTCACCGTGTTCTGCCCCTCCGACGCGGCGATCAAGTCGTTCTCGCCGGCGTACAAAAACCTAACCGGCGCCGGGAAAAATTCGCTGCTGCTGTACCATGGCGTGCCGGAGTACAATTCGCTGGGGATGTTGCGGGTGAGCAACGGATTGATGCAGACGCTGGCGACGGAGGGGGCGAAGAAGTTCGATTTCACGGTGGCGAACGACGGCGACGAGGTGAGGCTGAAGACGGGGGTGGTGACGGCGACGATTAAGGGGACGGTGATTGATGAAGATCCGCTCGCGATTTTCAAAATTGATAAGGTTTTGCTGCCTACGGAGCTGTTTAAGGCGGATCCGACTGCGAAGGCGGAGGCTGCGGAGTCGCCGGGGCCGGCTGGGGAGAATGACGTGCCGGCGGATGAGGATTCGAATGGCGGCGGTTTGACGGTTGCGCGCGGTGGCGGGATTGTTGCGCTGAGTGTTGCTTTTGTTTTTGGTGTTTTATTTctttga